Proteins encoded within one genomic window of Salipaludibacillus agaradhaerens:
- a CDS encoding aspartate:alanine exchanger family transporter — protein MNTLVELLNEPLVLLFVILFLGSFLGQIKIRGLSLGASGVLLVAMIFGHFGYQISPVVQNLGLSLFIVAVGLQAGPRFFRMMKTSGLIFGIIGLIVVLIAVFTTIIVSKLFGLSPALSIGLMTGALTSTPGLAAAIQATNDPLASVGYGIAYPFGVLAVVFFVQLLPKFIRLDLKTEMNRKRGPVRHKESPEAMTIEVTNTEMNKKTLKELHLSSDSSVVISRVIRGSRNIISLSDTVILLGDKLVAVGIPRDLEELVKLVGRQVETDVENKDNVNLRKITVDSEEMIGKSIAELRLRSNYGVTVTRMERGGFEFNQKPSWRLERGDVLTVVSSEDRLNDVDRLFARKQLTVTNVHIFSLSLILLVGIFVGMIPIHLPGLGIMTLGVAGGPLFVALIIGHFGKLGPIRARFLQPSNQVIRDIGLVLFLAGAGTTAGEGLVDVVMTEGIRLVFGGSLITFFPIVGGFLVAKKLFHLSILHSLGALCGGMTSTPGLGAVNQLTDEDEPAIAYSAAYPFALIFVAIAAQLLVFVL, from the coding sequence ATGAACACACTCGTGGAATTATTAAATGAACCTCTCGTACTTTTATTTGTCATTTTATTTCTCGGATCATTCCTTGGCCAAATTAAAATAAGGGGATTGAGCCTTGGCGCTTCTGGTGTCTTACTAGTGGCAATGATATTTGGACACTTTGGATATCAAATCTCCCCAGTCGTGCAAAATTTAGGGTTGAGTTTGTTTATAGTAGCAGTTGGCTTACAAGCAGGACCGCGTTTCTTTCGCATGATGAAAACATCTGGCCTTATTTTTGGGATTATTGGACTTATCGTCGTGCTTATTGCCGTTTTTACGACCATTATTGTATCTAAACTGTTTGGACTATCACCGGCTCTAAGTATCGGTCTTATGACAGGTGCCTTAACGAGTACACCAGGGCTAGCAGCTGCAATTCAAGCTACAAATGATCCATTGGCATCTGTAGGTTATGGGATTGCTTATCCGTTTGGTGTATTAGCTGTTGTCTTTTTTGTCCAATTATTACCGAAATTTATTAGACTAGACTTGAAAACGGAGATGAATCGAAAAAGGGGACCTGTGAGGCATAAAGAGTCTCCAGAAGCCATGACAATTGAAGTGACGAATACGGAGATGAATAAAAAAACATTAAAAGAGCTACATTTATCTTCAGATAGTTCAGTCGTTATTAGTCGGGTTATTAGAGGGAGTCGTAATATTATAAGTTTGAGTGATACGGTCATTCTTCTAGGTGATAAGCTCGTAGCGGTAGGCATTCCGCGCGACTTAGAAGAGCTAGTGAAGCTTGTTGGCAGACAAGTCGAGACAGATGTTGAAAATAAAGATAACGTTAATTTGCGGAAAATCACAGTTGATTCAGAAGAGATGATCGGGAAAAGTATTGCAGAGCTTCGACTTAGAAGTAACTATGGTGTGACGGTAACTCGGATGGAACGAGGCGGCTTTGAATTTAATCAGAAGCCGAGCTGGCGATTGGAACGAGGTGACGTGCTAACCGTGGTGAGTAGTGAAGACCGGTTAAATGACGTGGACCGTTTATTTGCGAGAAAACAATTAACAGTTACAAACGTCCATATTTTTTCGCTAAGTTTAATTTTATTAGTCGGGATATTCGTGGGTATGATCCCTATTCACCTTCCAGGGCTTGGCATCATGACATTAGGGGTAGCGGGAGGCCCCTTATTCGTTGCTTTAATTATCGGCCATTTTGGTAAGCTTGGCCCCATTAGAGCTCGTTTCTTACAGCCATCAAATCAAGTTATCCGGGATATCGGTCTAGTCTTGTTTTTAGCAGGCGCTGGTACGACAGCTGGAGAAGGATTAGTGGATGTCGTGATGACCGAAGGAATAAGGCTCGTTTTTGGGGGTTCGTTAATTACCTTTTTCCCTATTGTCGGTGGCTTTTTAGTTGCAAAAAAACTATTTCATTTAAGTATTCTCCACTCATTAGGTGCTCTTTGTGGTGGGATGACTAGTACACCTGGTTTAGGCGCTGTTAACCAGCTGACGGATGAAGACGAACCGGCCATCGCTTATTCAGCTGCTTATCCTTTCGCCTTAATCTTCGTGGCAATAGCTGCTCAATTACTTGTGTTTGTTCTGTGA
- a CDS encoding YjfB family protein: MDIAALSIGMSQMKVQQQVDVSLLKKVMDTSGQKTEFIDKMLDGASVKNMEMSVQPHLGSSVDITL; this comes from the coding sequence ATGGATATTGCAGCATTATCAATCGGTATGAGTCAAATGAAAGTGCAACAGCAAGTTGATGTATCTCTCTTGAAAAAAGTAATGGATACGTCAGGACAGAAAACAGAGTTTATTGATAAAATGTTAGATGGGGCATCTGTAAAGAATATGGAAATGTCAGTGCAGCCACATCTAGGCAGTTCAGTTGATATCACGTTATAA